From the genome of Ailuropoda melanoleuca isolate Jingjing chromosome 5, ASM200744v2, whole genome shotgun sequence:
atttcttcttGGATGCTCACAAAAGCTCGGCTCCAGGAAGACAGTACTCGACCCCTCCCGGGCAGATACCCTGTTCCATTGCCCCGTAAGATCCCGTCGCTGGTGGAGGCACGGAGCCCAGCAGGACCGgagcccccaccctcctccacgcTCTCGCACACGTCAAAGCTGGCCGCCCGCAGCAGGAAGTCCCGgccgtggtggtggtggtggtgatggtggtggtggtgatcagGGTGAGCCCGGTGGTCCTCTGGGCGGGGGCCCCCTGGCCCCGAGGGGCCCCCCAGCTCCCCCTCACTCAGGTCCATGAGGAACAAGTCACAGAActtggaggaggaggtggagaggtaGATCTTGTGGGCAAAGATGCGCACCCGCTCCTGCAGCACCAGTATGACATCCGCGCACAGCGGGTCCTCCAGGAGGTGGGCGGGGCACTCCTCGCTGCTGGAGGGGGGGTCGGGCACCACGATGATGGGGGGAGGCGGCTTGGGAGGCAAGAAGGGCGCCTGCAGCAGAGGCCGCTGCACATTACGGAGGTGGGATTTCCAGAATTGCAGGTGTCGGCGGGAAATGAGCGCTGCGCGGATGGCATTGTCAAAGACGTCCTTGATGCCAAACTGGGCCACCACGCTGGTCTCATAGTAGGGGATGCCCAGCTCCTTGGCCACCTCCCGACCCTTCTCTGGGGGAAGAATCTCGTTGGGCTTGATGGGCCTGGTAGATTCAAGAAGGAAAACCAAacgtgggtgggggaggaggggcaggggaggggcagggagaggcagctcTCCAGAGCCTGCCTGTTCCGCAGAGGACTGCTCAGGATCTGCCTCTGTCCGACTCCTGCCCTTTCTCCTCTGTCTAGTCAATTTTTACCAGTCCTTCAAGGCCCGCTGCCAATCCCCTCTTCTCGCAGGAAGCCTTCTGTATTTATGCCagccccccgccctccccacctCAAAGCAGTGGCAGCACCAACCACCTCTCTGGCAATTAGCATGCAATGTTCCACGCTGGTTTTTAACATGGCCATATATGGAGTTCATCTCCCAGCATGATCATAAGCCCCTTCACGCAAAGACtacctccttttctccttccttctcatggTGCTTAGCCCAGGATGGCCCACACAGGGTATAACAGATGcgtggatgcatggatggatgactgaacaaatgaacaaatgaatgaatgggcgttctctattctctttgcccccccccccgcccccgcatgGCTTGCTTCAAATGGAGGGTAGGGATGAGACCAGGTGGATTCCCTCGGGGCTGAACAGGGAGCCATGGAGATGCACCCCTCCCTCgatcttcctccttccccctccctagCACCAGCACCCCCTACCTAGCCAAGGGTCGCCTGGCCCTATTGACAGCCTCCAGGTCAGCATAGCGCAGGTCCAGCTGGCAGCCCACCAAGATGACAGGTGCTCGGGGGCAGAAGTGCTTGATTTCTGGGTACCACATGGTCTTGACATGGTGGAGGGAATTGGGGTTGGCAATGGAGAAGCACAGAACCACCACATCAGatctgggggtgggagagtgaGGTTATAGGCAGGGAAAGGTACTGGTAGGTGACTGCCCCTGGAACAAGGGAGAACACACATACCCACCCCAAACTACACTACATCCCACGTCTGTCACATGCGTCTGCTCCACGACCTTGCGCAGAATGTGTAATAATAGGACCTCTAATTTATATACCTCTAATTTAGCATTTTAGAGCTTTCGAAAACTCTCGTTTTGACCTCACGGCTATCTTATGGGTTAGAAATTACCATTGTACAATCCGTGGCTGAGGAGAATCAGTTCAGAACAGTTCCCCTAATTGTGCATAGTCACAGAGCTGATAGGTAGCAGGGCTGAGACTCCTGACTCCAAACCCGGTTCCTCCCACCGCCCCAGGCTGCCTCCCCTTCGAGGGTCTGCCGCCGCTGTTCTCTCTGTTCCCTCCTCCGAGCTGAAACTTCAGAGCATTGTTGTTCCTTGGGAAGGCAGGGAAAACCTACCCACCCGGCTCCCCGCAGCCAACCAGAGGCCTTACCTACCTCCCATAAGCAAAGCGACGGTCTTTGTGGTGGTCTCCAAAGGTGTCCCAGAGGCGGAGGGAGACGCTGACATCATCTACCACATCTCTGGAGCGTTCCAGCACCTGTGGGGCGTGGGGGGGTTGGAAGAGGAGTGGGAATCAAGGGCAATGGTTCTAGGGACCTCTGCATGCCAGCTCAGGGTGGCGCCGGCTCATCCCCGAGGGTCCCAGACAGCATGGGGGTAGAGGGACAGAGCTGGCTagggtcctgggagccccctCCGTGTGCCATGCCCAGCACTTTATCTGGGTGCCATCTCTGCATGCCAACAGCAAGAGTGGGCTCTAAGCCAGCCGGAAGGGAAGAGCCTTTCAGAGGGCAGACCGTCCTGAGGTGGAAGGGATCTCGGCGAGCCTGCCCTGTTCCCAGCCTCGCCTGCACATTACAAGCCTCTGTTTTTGGTATTGGCCAAcagcttctttcttcctctctgccctcatCTCTCCAACAACCCCCATCACCGCAGTGCTCCCCATTAATGGGGGCCGTGACTGCATGAGACGCTGTGTCCCAGGCAAAGCTTGGGTCTCAGGCACCAGCTCGGCCATGCCAAACACAAACGGTTAAGGATCCCTCCCCTGGGGTGGGCTTCCCTCAGCCCTCTCTCCTGGGGCTCCTTCCTCTTTAGCTGCCCCCGCGCCATCCCCAGGGGCCTCCGTGAGCTCGGCACAGGCCCGGCCGTGTTTGGAGACGCTGAGCTCCGGCTTGGGACAAAGCCCAAATCCATGGGGTGGACCCCCAGCCGAGCGGCTGTGCAGCCTTACCTCCTGGCACACCCGATACTGGTCGATGGCCCAAACCGTGGGCACATGGGTGGCGAGCAGCTGGTACTGGGTGAGGGTGGCATTGCAGGCCCGCGCACAAATGAGCCTGGTCTTGCCCACCGCGTTGTCTCCCACCACAACGCACTTGATGGTCTCTACGTTTGGCCTTTCATAATCCATGTCAGAATCCATTAATTGGGACCTGAGGGAGAGGAGCGTGGTGGTCAAGGTGGCTCCACACCCCGGCTCCCTGAGGGCCAGGGCCAGCGGCTCTCCGCAGCCGGGACCAGCCCCTCTACCAGCATCTGAGTGGAGAGGGGGCGAAGGGAGTGGGCAGCTTTCTGGGCGATCGTTCTGTGGGGCCTGAGAAGCTGGGGGCCCACTCAGGCTGCAAGGAGCCGCGGCACCACAAATGCCGCTTGTCTGCCTCCTGTTGCCACCATCCTCCCACGCGGCTTCTGGCTGGGGGAGGCCTGTGAGAGACCCCACGGCAGAACCCACCCCGGGCCTGGCCCCACTCTCCCAGGAAGAGGAGAGTCCACCTGGGAAGCGCACTCCTCATCCAGGCTCTCCTCTGGGCAACAGAACAACAAACAACTGAGAGAGGCAGAGCCTTGGCCAggtccccaccccttcccagctgCCGGAGGGCAGGGCCACTTTAAAATTTAATGGACTCGTCAGAGCTGGGTGGCCGCTCTCCTGTCCTCCATCtttgcctccctcccttgctcGCTGGTGGTGGATTTTCAAGCCCTGGCTTGCCTATGGCCACCCTTCAATGCTAGCGCCCAGCCTCCTTCAGCGAGATGCCAGAATTTTTCCTCCCAGTCCCTCTGGAGGCACCTGAACAGCCCATgggccacctcctcccctcctctgagcCTGTCACGTTACCTGTATGGCTCACTCAGCTGCAGGCCCAGTTTTGAGATGGCAGTGGAGACAAACACGGGCCTGTGACTCTTCACTCCAAGGCCAATGGGCCTTACCGCCCCTACTCCAACAGGCCCTCTAAGCATCCTGCATGCAGCCTCAGGGAGAGTGAGATACGCCCCCTTGCGTACTTCCCATTCCTAGGGAGGAGGATTCTCAGGCTGGAAGCCCCCTGACCCCTGGCAGTCCTGGAGGGCTGCTGGGGGAAGCAGAGGGTCAGAAACTTGAGCCTGAATTTCTGCACAAAtgcttgcctcagtttccttctgtgcTGAACAGAGAGGGAGTGCCTTGTCCACCCACAGAGGGGGATTAACAAACAGATGGCCCTTCTGTAGTGGAAAGGTCATGTCAATGTTTAAAAAGCTGTCACCAGGAAGGGACCCTCAGCTTGAGGGCAAGGGTGCTCTGGGTGGCAGTGTCCCAGCGGCAGTTACTCTCCTGAAAGGGttgaggggaggagagtggggtaAGTGCAAGGCAGACATTGTTAGGGAACTTGGTTTCACCTAGGTCACTGGCCtgctccctctcacattccctgTGTGCACGAAGTCAGCTGGGGGCTGCAGCAGCCTGCAGGACTCCTTCCTAGGCCAAGGAAGGTTGAGCTCCTAAGTGTCCTGGAGGCAGTTCAGGCGCCCTCactgctgagccagccagccagagagcCAGGACGCTAGCAGCAACAGAGCAGCTCCCTTCCTGCCGGGCGGTAACTGGATGCCAGCATGCAGGAATGCAGAACTGACACATCCAAGTAACGATGGCAACTGGCATTTGCGGAGTAGATACATCTCAGCAGCCTAATCAAAAAGTGCAGCAAGGACTTTTCAATGAGACAAGCACCTCCTTCCTCTTGGATCTGAACTCGAAACAA
Proteins encoded in this window:
- the RHOBTB2 gene encoding rho-related BTB domain-containing protein 2 isoform X1, giving the protein MATQRQGRYSLWKTSLHSMSQLMDSDMDYERPNVETIKCVVVGDNAVGKTRLICARACNATLTQYQLLATHVPTVWAIDQYRVCQEVLERSRDVVDDVSVSLRLWDTFGDHHKDRRFAYGRSDVVVLCFSIANPNSLHHVKTMWYPEIKHFCPRAPVILVGCQLDLRYADLEAVNRARRPLARPIKPNEILPPEKGREVAKELGIPYYETSVVAQFGIKDVFDNAIRAALISRRHLQFWKSHLRNVQRPLLQAPFLPPKPPPPIIVVPDPPSSSEECPAHLLEDPLCADVILVLQERVRIFAHKIYLSTSSSKFCDLFLMDLSEGELGGPSGPGGPRPEDHRAHPDHHHHHHHHHHHGRDFLLRAASFDVCESVEEGGGSGPAGLRASTSDGILRGNGTGYLPGRGRVLSSWSRAFVSIQEEMAEDPLTYKSRLMVVVKMDNSIQPGPFRAVLKYLYTGELDENERDLMHIAHIAELLEVFDLRMMVANILNNEAFMNQEITKAFHVRRTNRVKECLAKGTFSDVTFILDDGTISAHKPLLISSCDWMAAMFGGPFVESSTREVVFPYTSKSCMRAVLEYLYTGTFTSSPDLDDMKLIILANRLCLPHLVALTEQYTVTGLMEATQMMVDIDGDVLVFLELAQFHCAYQLADWCLHHICTNYNNVCRKFPRDMKAMSPENQEYFEKHRWPPVWYLKEEDHYQRARKEREKEDYLHLKRQPKRRWLFWNSPSSPSSSAASSSSPSSSSAVV
- the RHOBTB2 gene encoding rho-related BTB domain-containing protein 2 isoform X2 produces the protein MDSDMDYERPNVETIKCVVVGDNAVGKTRLICARACNATLTQYQLLATHVPTVWAIDQYRVCQEVLERSRDVVDDVSVSLRLWDTFGDHHKDRRFAYGRSDVVVLCFSIANPNSLHHVKTMWYPEIKHFCPRAPVILVGCQLDLRYADLEAVNRARRPLARPIKPNEILPPEKGREVAKELGIPYYETSVVAQFGIKDVFDNAIRAALISRRHLQFWKSHLRNVQRPLLQAPFLPPKPPPPIIVVPDPPSSSEECPAHLLEDPLCADVILVLQERVRIFAHKIYLSTSSSKFCDLFLMDLSEGELGGPSGPGGPRPEDHRAHPDHHHHHHHHHHHGRDFLLRAASFDVCESVEEGGGSGPAGLRASTSDGILRGNGTGYLPGRGRVLSSWSRAFVSIQEEMAEDPLTYKSRLMVVVKMDNSIQPGPFRAVLKYLYTGELDENERDLMHIAHIAELLEVFDLRMMVANILNNEAFMNQEITKAFHVRRTNRVKECLAKGTFSDVTFILDDGTISAHKPLLISSCDWMAAMFGGPFVESSTREVVFPYTSKSCMRAVLEYLYTGTFTSSPDLDDMKLIILANRLCLPHLVALTEQYTVTGLMEATQMMVDIDGDVLVFLELAQFHCAYQLADWCLHHICTNYNNVCRKFPRDMKAMSPENQEYFEKHRWPPVWYLKEEDHYQRARKEREKEDYLHLKRQPKRRWLFWNSPSSPSSSAASSSSPSSSSAVV